One stretch of Schlesneria sp. DSM 10557 DNA includes these proteins:
- a CDS encoding FAD-dependent oxidoreductase, with protein sequence MNLKYDIVVFCHLRWSFVWQRPQHILSRLGTDTRVFYIEEPVFDESATPSWRITEAGPNLFVCTPVTNVREGGFHPNQIPALQSLIDQLKSSQSLQDPVAWCYTPMAVPLLESLKPSLVVYDCMDELSAFLHAPPELLELENQLLQKAALVFTGGPSLYRAKCSRHPHVHCFSSSVDAAHFGKAKETLEEPHDQASLPHPRLGFFGVVDERFDVDLLAGLAQRRPEWQFVIVGPVVKIEPSRLPHAANIHYLGQRKYEELPAYLSGWDVSLLPFAKNASTKFISPTKTLEYMAAEKAIVSTSITDVVEPYSDIVYFGDTVDEFEAACVAALEQSDAERDKRLKRMGEVLKATSWDRTVRQMEDLITEAINSEKESTSVSNSTKEVHPGRAGNPGSSHHPVVVVGAGPTGLSATYHLGKDALLLERNDTVGGWCRSIEVDGFTFDFAGHIMFSNDSYVHEMYKLLLGDNVHWQDREAWVYSKAVFTRYPFQGALYGLPPDVIRECIMGAIEARFGSTNETNASEPQKDERVTRAACLNGNAQGSVTTVSRLQAKNGSSTNGTQASNGQRESDAHSGSKDHSSNGHSGITHGTNRSNGHSRDAGTQVLRNGHDASHHVDRPSNGTARNRLEDCCADGIIESTAELSTKRTETPKPSGPANFEEFIYQVWGKGIAKHFAIPYNRKLWAVPLTEMETSWLGGRVPMPDLEEMIDGALSPVPKPMGPNARFGYPLRGGFQALMDGFIPHIKSQLRLNADVAGFSPSQHQITLRDGSVISYDQLISTMPLPVLVRLAGDEAPEEVKQAAAGLRYISVRCVHIGIGREAVTDKHWIYYPEDTVFHRIFVQGNASPHCNPPGGFGITCEITYRAESKPLPYEGERLIQRCIDDCRKVGIIKPHDEIWTTAEIDMPHAYVLYDHARTANVTLIRDWLGQHDVILAGRYSEWEYYNSDHAFLAGKKAAEKALSLRAAHQTNSHSVQPGEVVKVV encoded by the coding sequence ATGAACTTGAAATATGACATCGTGGTATTCTGCCATCTTCGATGGAGTTTTGTGTGGCAGCGACCTCAGCATATTTTGAGTCGGCTGGGCACTGATACTCGCGTCTTCTACATCGAAGAGCCGGTCTTCGATGAATCAGCAACTCCGTCATGGAGAATTACCGAAGCGGGTCCCAACCTCTTCGTATGCACCCCTGTCACGAATGTGCGCGAGGGGGGCTTTCATCCCAATCAGATTCCCGCACTGCAGAGCCTGATCGACCAGTTGAAGTCATCTCAGTCACTTCAAGATCCTGTCGCCTGGTGCTACACACCGATGGCTGTTCCCCTGCTCGAATCACTGAAACCGTCGCTGGTGGTGTACGATTGCATGGATGAACTTTCCGCCTTCCTTCACGCCCCCCCTGAGTTGCTGGAACTTGAGAACCAACTTCTTCAGAAAGCGGCGCTCGTGTTCACCGGGGGGCCCAGCCTCTACAGAGCGAAGTGTTCGCGGCATCCCCATGTCCACTGCTTCAGCAGTAGCGTCGACGCAGCACACTTCGGCAAAGCGAAGGAGACGCTCGAGGAACCGCACGACCAGGCCTCGCTGCCACATCCACGGCTCGGTTTCTTCGGCGTCGTCGACGAACGCTTCGACGTCGACCTGCTGGCGGGGTTAGCACAACGACGCCCCGAATGGCAATTTGTCATCGTCGGCCCTGTGGTGAAAATTGAGCCGAGCCGGTTACCTCACGCAGCAAACATTCATTATCTGGGACAACGGAAGTACGAAGAGCTTCCTGCGTACCTCAGTGGTTGGGATGTCAGTCTGTTGCCCTTCGCAAAGAACGCATCCACGAAATTCATCAGTCCCACCAAAACGCTCGAGTACATGGCTGCCGAGAAAGCCATCGTCAGCACATCGATTACGGACGTGGTAGAACCTTACTCGGACATCGTTTACTTCGGCGACACCGTCGATGAGTTTGAAGCGGCGTGCGTGGCGGCACTCGAACAGTCTGATGCGGAACGAGACAAGAGACTCAAACGCATGGGTGAAGTGCTGAAGGCCACTTCGTGGGATCGGACCGTCCGTCAAATGGAAGACTTGATCACGGAGGCGATCAATTCCGAGAAAGAGAGCACATCGGTATCCAACTCCACGAAGGAAGTGCACCCTGGACGCGCCGGCAATCCCGGGAGTTCGCACCATCCCGTCGTCGTCGTGGGAGCCGGCCCTACTGGATTAAGTGCGACCTATCACCTGGGGAAAGATGCGCTACTGCTTGAGCGGAATGACACCGTCGGAGGATGGTGCCGTTCGATCGAAGTCGACGGTTTCACATTCGATTTCGCTGGCCACATCATGTTCAGCAACGATTCGTATGTGCACGAGATGTACAAGCTGCTCCTGGGAGACAACGTCCACTGGCAGGACCGGGAGGCATGGGTCTACAGCAAAGCGGTGTTCACACGGTATCCATTTCAAGGTGCACTCTATGGCCTCCCACCTGACGTCATCCGGGAGTGTATCATGGGAGCGATCGAGGCTCGTTTCGGGTCGACCAACGAGACGAACGCGTCTGAGCCGCAGAAGGATGAACGGGTGACTAGGGCCGCGTGCCTGAACGGAAATGCCCAGGGCAGCGTCACCACCGTCAGTCGCCTGCAGGCTAAGAACGGTTCTTCGACGAATGGAACGCAAGCGTCGAATGGACAGCGTGAAAGCGACGCACACAGCGGTTCCAAGGACCACAGTTCCAATGGGCACAGCGGAATCACTCATGGGACAAACCGGAGTAATGGACATTCTCGCGACGCAGGTACGCAGGTACTGCGAAATGGCCATGACGCATCGCACCACGTCGATAGACCGAGCAATGGTACAGCTCGCAATCGTCTGGAGGATTGTTGTGCCGATGGGATCATTGAAAGCACGGCAGAACTGTCGACGAAACGAACGGAAACTCCGAAGCCGAGCGGTCCCGCCAACTTTGAAGAGTTTATCTATCAGGTCTGGGGTAAGGGGATCGCGAAACATTTCGCCATTCCTTACAACCGAAAATTGTGGGCCGTCCCGCTGACCGAGATGGAAACGTCATGGTTGGGTGGCCGAGTTCCCATGCCTGATCTTGAGGAGATGATCGATGGTGCACTTTCACCGGTGCCCAAACCGATGGGACCCAACGCACGGTTCGGCTATCCCCTTCGCGGGGGGTTCCAGGCACTGATGGATGGTTTCATTCCCCATATTAAGAGTCAGCTTCGTCTGAACGCGGATGTTGCAGGCTTCTCTCCAAGTCAGCACCAGATCACTTTGCGGGATGGATCGGTGATCTCTTACGATCAATTGATCAGCACGATGCCACTCCCCGTGCTGGTTCGTCTTGCCGGGGACGAAGCACCGGAAGAGGTCAAGCAGGCCGCCGCAGGACTTCGTTACATCTCGGTTCGCTGCGTCCACATTGGAATCGGGCGTGAGGCGGTGACGGACAAGCACTGGATCTACTATCCAGAGGACACGGTGTTCCACCGGATCTTTGTGCAGGGGAACGCCAGTCCGCACTGCAATCCCCCCGGCGGATTCGGGATCACATGTGAGATCACTTACCGGGCCGAATCGAAACCACTTCCTTATGAAGGGGAAAGACTGATCCAGCGATGTATCGACGACTGCCGCAAGGTCGGAATCATCAAGCCCCACGATGAGATCTGGACAACGGCAGAAATTGATATGCCGCACGCCTACGTACTTTATGACCACGCTCGTACAGCAAACGTAACCCTGATTCGTGACTGGCTGGGCCAGCACGACGTCATCCTTGCCGGACGCTACAGCGAATGGGAGTACTACAATTCGGATCATGCGTTTCTGGCGGGCAAGAAAGCA
- the galE gene encoding UDP-glucose 4-epimerase GalE: MSFLVTGGAGYIGSHATRLFLSRGHDVVVYDNLSRGHEAAVPQGRLIVGELTDRQLLASTLREYDVEGVVHFAGLTYVGESVEDPALYYQTNVAGTLSLLDAVRAANVRRVVFSSTAAVYGMPDSCPIHEECSRSPINPYGRTKLMVEQILADYQTAYGIGFVALRYFNAAGADASGELGEDHAPETHLIPLVLQVALGQRKSIAVFGNDYDTPDGTCIRDYIHVNDLADAHLRALEWLEPGKAGAFNLGTGHGHSVREIIDVCRAVTGKEIPEVIRDRRPGDPARLVASSEAARRELGWKPRFTDIQEIVATAWNWHSKRPAGYRTSHSNASR, from the coding sequence ATGAGTTTTCTCGTGACGGGCGGGGCGGGGTACATCGGCAGTCATGCAACCCGGTTGTTCCTCAGTCGAGGACATGACGTCGTCGTCTATGACAACTTAAGTCGTGGACACGAAGCCGCCGTACCCCAGGGACGGCTGATCGTTGGTGAACTGACCGACAGGCAACTTCTGGCCAGTACACTGAGAGAATATGACGTGGAGGGGGTCGTGCATTTTGCCGGCCTGACCTATGTGGGTGAGTCCGTCGAGGACCCTGCTCTCTACTATCAGACGAATGTAGCGGGAACATTGAGCCTGCTCGATGCAGTTCGCGCTGCGAACGTGCGTCGTGTCGTCTTTTCCAGCACCGCAGCCGTCTACGGAATGCCGGATTCATGTCCCATTCACGAAGAGTGTTCGCGATCACCGATCAACCCCTATGGCCGCACCAAGCTGATGGTGGAACAGATACTGGCCGACTATCAAACGGCTTATGGAATCGGATTTGTAGCCTTACGATATTTTAATGCAGCAGGAGCGGACGCGAGCGGTGAACTCGGCGAGGACCATGCTCCCGAGACGCATCTTATCCCGCTGGTGCTGCAAGTGGCACTAGGGCAGCGTAAATCAATTGCCGTCTTCGGAAACGACTACGACACTCCGGATGGGACCTGTATTCGGGACTACATTCATGTGAACGATTTGGCGGATGCACACCTTCGCGCGCTGGAATGGCTCGAACCTGGGAAAGCAGGGGCCTTTAATTTAGGGACAGGCCACGGCCACAGTGTTCGCGAGATCATCGATGTCTGTCGAGCGGTCACAGGCAAAGAGATACCTGAAGTCATTCGAGACAGGCGTCCCGGGGATCCGGCGCGACTCGTCGCCAGTTCTGAAGCGGCACGGCGTGAACTTGGCTGGAAACCGCGATTTACCGACATTCAGGAAATCGTCGCGACCGCGTGGAACTGGCATTCCAAACGTCCTGCCGGTTACCGCACGTCACATTCGAATGCCAGTCGGTAA
- a CDS encoding DUF1501 domain-containing protein produces the protein MGTLGGLGLSLPHLLAAKARAESKEKKGRGNLSDVNCILIWTQGGTSHHDTFDPKPQAPINVKGEYGVIDTAIPGVQFTEIVPRMAQEIGRYGLLRSWNPMNGSHGVADQHVMSGRPFNPAMHYPTIGSVVSHQMGFKTAMPPFIQLGNAVDRSFGGGKAGILGLEHNAFEILADPNAQNFVVRDISPPSGITNERVDRRKRVLGMVDSLQRSTSVQPTDFDALDENYKTALDMITAQETRQAFELDKEDPKLREQYGKNSFGQKCLLARRLIEAGVRFVTISDGGWDTHQNNFSALKGHLLPRIDQGLPQLLIDLEQRGMLEKTLVVWLTDFGRTPKINSASGRDHWASAGFAVMAGAGVPGGSVVGATDDEGGQPIRNQYFSEDLVATIYHKLGLPLDLHVQSPDGRPVRLIEGNLIREWV, from the coding sequence GTGGGCACTCTGGGCGGACTGGGACTTTCACTTCCTCATCTCCTCGCCGCAAAAGCACGGGCCGAGTCGAAAGAGAAAAAGGGACGTGGAAATTTGTCAGATGTTAATTGCATCCTGATCTGGACCCAGGGAGGCACAAGTCATCACGACACGTTTGATCCCAAACCTCAGGCCCCGATCAATGTCAAAGGGGAATATGGGGTCATCGATACCGCCATTCCGGGCGTGCAGTTTACAGAGATTGTGCCGCGCATGGCGCAAGAGATCGGGCGGTATGGGTTGCTGCGAAGCTGGAACCCCATGAACGGCAGTCACGGGGTGGCTGACCAGCACGTCATGTCGGGACGTCCATTTAATCCTGCCATGCACTACCCCACCATCGGGTCCGTCGTCAGCCACCAGATGGGTTTCAAAACGGCGATGCCCCCGTTCATTCAATTGGGCAATGCCGTCGATCGCTCTTTTGGTGGCGGGAAAGCGGGCATCCTGGGACTGGAGCACAATGCGTTTGAGATCCTTGCGGATCCAAATGCCCAGAATTTCGTGGTTCGCGACATCTCGCCGCCAAGTGGTATCACGAACGAACGGGTCGATCGGCGTAAACGCGTTCTGGGGATGGTCGATTCGCTGCAGCGAAGCACGAGCGTCCAGCCAACTGACTTCGATGCACTGGATGAAAACTATAAGACCGCACTCGACATGATCACCGCACAGGAGACACGTCAGGCATTTGAACTCGACAAGGAAGACCCGAAACTACGCGAACAATACGGTAAAAACTCGTTCGGGCAAAAGTGCCTGCTGGCCCGTCGATTGATCGAGGCCGGTGTTCGCTTCGTGACGATTTCGGACGGGGGATGGGATACTCATCAGAACAACTTCAGCGCGCTCAAAGGCCATCTGCTCCCCCGAATCGATCAGGGTCTGCCTCAGTTGCTGATCGATCTTGAGCAGCGGGGAATGCTGGAGAAAACCCTCGTCGTGTGGCTCACCGATTTCGGTCGTACGCCCAAGATCAACTCCGCCAGCGGCCGTGACCACTGGGCCTCCGCGGGTTTCGCTGTCATGGCCGGTGCCGGAGTCCCTGGCGGGAGTGTCGTCGGTGCCACCGATGACGAAGGGGGTCAGCCAATTCGCAACCAGTACTTCAGTGAAGACCTGGTGGCCACCATTTATCACAAGCTTGGCCTGCCCCTCGATCTACACGTCCAAAGCCCGGACGGCCGCCCAGTGCGCCTGATCGAAGGCAACCTGATCAGGGAATGGGTGTGA
- a CDS encoding GTPase family protein, whose product MSRWPFIVFSVLVLLPLILIAGVSGWLLWVSGNWFWLSWTITVCWTSAWLLHRFAKPVQVPLPEIGSKIHWTPRDHAAAALIEAEQKRVVDFTATQLADPQFYTTRSIELATEFAKHYHPNAKDPLGAASVVELLTTIQLVAEDLESTLRNSIPGSHLVTVSQWRMLSNAPAWWRTANNFGWLASVILNPTSLARFAVSKAFVDPLSEQLQTNILGTFYALFIRQLGFYLIELNSGRLRGGSAAYRAAMRRLEPIPVTDPDNQTTVLPDAVTVTIAVIGQVKAGKSSLVNCLLGEQRAAVDILPLTRDVTRYDLRMNEHSDRLILLDTPGYSDSGATAQQISETFEAVKNADLVLLVMDVRSPAKQADVAILDQLDTWFRERHRFKPPAIVGVVSKIDGLSPIMEWAPPYSWENPQRPKERNIRDALEFVRKTFSDRLASVVPVCSDRENGRVFGIEEYLLPTITLLLDEARACSLVRSLHREYDKQRAWQVVNQLMSVGTKIKELAPGFIKAQVSQVARNLLTNMTGKGN is encoded by the coding sequence ATGTCTCGATGGCCGTTTATCGTTTTTTCTGTGCTCGTCCTGCTGCCACTGATTCTGATTGCAGGGGTGAGTGGCTGGCTATTGTGGGTGTCCGGGAACTGGTTCTGGCTCTCGTGGACGATCACCGTCTGCTGGACTTCAGCCTGGCTGCTGCACCGCTTTGCCAAACCAGTGCAGGTGCCGCTTCCCGAGATTGGCTCGAAGATTCACTGGACGCCCCGCGATCACGCGGCCGCGGCACTCATCGAAGCCGAGCAGAAGCGAGTGGTTGACTTCACCGCCACACAGCTTGCGGATCCCCAGTTCTACACGACTCGATCGATCGAACTGGCGACAGAGTTTGCGAAACACTACCACCCCAACGCGAAAGATCCTCTCGGAGCCGCCTCGGTCGTCGAGCTTTTGACGACGATTCAACTGGTGGCAGAAGATCTTGAATCGACGCTCCGTAACAGCATTCCCGGAAGCCATCTCGTCACTGTTTCACAATGGCGGATGCTGTCGAATGCTCCCGCCTGGTGGCGGACTGCGAACAATTTCGGCTGGCTCGCCTCTGTCATTCTGAATCCCACCAGTCTGGCACGCTTTGCCGTTTCCAAAGCGTTTGTCGATCCCCTTTCGGAACAACTTCAGACAAACATCCTGGGAACCTTCTACGCACTTTTTATCCGGCAACTGGGCTTCTACCTGATTGAACTCAACAGTGGACGTCTCCGAGGGGGATCCGCCGCATATCGCGCTGCGATGCGCAGGCTGGAACCGATTCCCGTCACGGATCCCGACAACCAGACAACCGTCCTGCCGGATGCAGTGACTGTGACGATCGCCGTCATCGGACAGGTTAAAGCCGGTAAATCGAGCCTCGTCAACTGCCTGCTGGGGGAACAGCGGGCCGCCGTTGATATCCTGCCCCTGACACGCGATGTGACACGCTACGACCTGCGGATGAATGAGCACTCGGATCGACTGATCCTGCTCGATACACCGGGCTATAGTGACTCAGGCGCAACCGCACAGCAGATCTCGGAAACCTTTGAAGCGGTCAAGAACGCGGATCTGGTGCTGCTCGTGATGGATGTGCGATCCCCGGCAAAGCAGGCCGACGTCGCGATTCTGGATCAACTGGATACGTGGTTTCGGGAACGCCATCGCTTTAAGCCCCCGGCGATTGTCGGCGTCGTCTCGAAGATCGATGGCCTCAGTCCCATCATGGAATGGGCGCCACCCTATTCGTGGGAGAATCCACAACGCCCTAAAGAACGGAATATCCGCGACGCCCTGGAGTTCGTACGGAAGACATTTTCTGACCGCCTCGCTTCCGTCGTTCCCGTCTGCAGCGACCGCGAAAATGGTCGTGTTTTTGGAATCGAGGAATACCTGCTCCCGACCATCACGCTGCTGCTGGATGAAGCCCGAGCCTGTTCACTCGTTCGGTCACTGCACCGTGAATACGACAAGCAGCGGGCCTGGCAGGTTGTCAACCAGTTGATGTCGGTCGGCACAAAGATCAAAGAGCTGGCGCCCGGGTTCATCAAGGCTCAGGTCAGTCAGGTCGCCCGTAACCTGTTGACGAATATGACCGGTAAAGGGAATTGA
- a CDS encoding anti-sigma factor, with the protein MEKTVRLNAEQREDLVAYLDGELPDEQVRQIDQILANSAVARHEVEALSRTWELLDLLPTIDASPEFADKTLSHLKALEKPFVLREQPWFIHLRRTGIAAMWLLSISLCTWFGLYLTQHLIPNPNDELLLDLPTIENLDQYQEIQDIEFLRELKRSSLFDDPQEK; encoded by the coding sequence ATGGAAAAGACCGTCCGACTCAATGCTGAGCAACGCGAGGATCTGGTCGCCTATCTCGACGGAGAACTCCCCGACGAGCAGGTGCGGCAAATCGATCAGATACTGGCGAACAGCGCTGTCGCGCGTCATGAAGTCGAAGCTCTCTCGCGGACCTGGGAACTACTCGACTTGCTGCCCACGATTGATGCATCGCCTGAATTTGCGGACAAGACGCTGTCGCACCTGAAAGCACTGGAAAAGCCGTTTGTCCTGCGGGAGCAGCCCTGGTTTATTCACCTTCGCCGGACAGGGATCGCGGCCATGTGGCTGCTGTCGATCTCACTCTGTACGTGGTTCGGCCTGTACCTCACACAGCATCTGATCCCCAACCCGAACGACGAACTGCTGCTGGATCTGCCAACGATCGAGAATCTGGACCAGTATCAGGAAATCCAGGACATCGAATTCCTCAGGGAATTGAAACGGTCCAGCCTCTTCGATGATCCGCAGGAGAAGTAA
- a CDS encoding RNA polymerase sigma factor, whose protein sequence is MGLTKSSPENVDESGFLQDPEVKLMLRVKEGDDTAFTELVRAYQNRLTTIFRHMTQSQEAAEDLAQEVFLRIYRARNGYQPTARFSTWLFRIANNLAMNSHRHKSQRKEVQLPASDSVTLTSVGPGDQAIADKSALMPARQVDKQELQLVVQKAMAELNESQRLTVLLHKFEGMSYVEIAETMEMSVPAIKSLLSRARDSLRTALAPYMQLSK, encoded by the coding sequence GTGGGTCTGACGAAAAGTTCCCCAGAGAACGTCGACGAATCGGGGTTCCTGCAGGACCCCGAGGTGAAGTTGATGCTGCGCGTCAAAGAGGGAGACGACACTGCGTTCACGGAACTGGTGAGGGCCTATCAGAACCGCCTGACAACAATCTTCCGCCACATGACGCAAAGCCAGGAAGCCGCAGAAGATCTGGCGCAAGAAGTCTTTCTGCGGATCTACCGTGCCCGTAATGGATACCAGCCGACAGCCCGTTTTTCGACGTGGCTGTTCCGTATCGCCAATAACCTGGCGATGAACTCGCACCGACATAAGTCCCAGCGAAAAGAAGTGCAGCTTCCCGCCAGCGATTCGGTCACACTGACCAGTGTCGGTCCGGGCGACCAGGCAATCGCCGACAAGTCCGCCCTGATGCCTGCCCGCCAGGTCGACAAGCAGGAGTTGCAACTGGTCGTCCAGAAGGCGATGGCCGAACTGAACGAAAGCCAGCGACTGACCGTCCTGCTGCACAAGTTTGAAGGGATGAGTTACGTTGAGATCGCGGAGACGATGGAAATGTCTGTTCCCGCCATCAAATCCCTTCTCTCTCGTGCTCGAGATAGCCTCAGAACCGCGCTTGCGCCTTATATGCAGCTGAGCAAATAG
- the serS gene encoding serine--tRNA ligase, which translates to MLDLQFVCENLDAVRANCQNRHVNADLDRLLELRDLRSQLIVAVDKDRQRQNEIAQAIPKEKSPDTKKALIDEGKSLKQSAPANEARLKEVEADVRAALMTIPNMTHPVAPIGEEADSVTVRTWGQKPEFSFKPLDHVALAEKHGLIDLEAGSRVAGHGFYFLKNEAVLLELALTQFAIRKLVEHGFTLHTTPDLAKLDVLEGTGYQPRGNETQIYSIAGMDLCLVATAEIPLGGIHRDQILDLDKLPLKYAGVSHCFRTEAGAHGKATRGIYRVHQFTKVEMFGFTAPDVAASDALHAEIVQIEEEIFQGLGIPYRVLDIASGDLGGSAYRKFDLEAWMPGRGEAGEWGEVTSASNCTDFQARRLGIRCKSPDWKGTRYVHTLNGTAIAVTRAIIAILENYQQADGSIVIPEVLRPWVGKEKIG; encoded by the coding sequence ATGCTCGATCTGCAGTTTGTCTGTGAAAATCTGGATGCTGTTCGCGCGAACTGTCAAAACCGACACGTCAACGCCGATTTGGACCGTCTCCTGGAACTCCGCGACCTTCGAAGCCAACTGATCGTGGCTGTCGACAAGGATCGCCAGCGCCAGAACGAAATTGCTCAGGCGATTCCCAAGGAAAAGTCTCCTGACACAAAGAAGGCCCTGATCGACGAAGGGAAGTCGCTCAAGCAATCGGCGCCCGCCAATGAAGCTCGGTTGAAAGAGGTCGAAGCGGACGTCCGGGCGGCTCTCATGACCATCCCGAACATGACACATCCCGTCGCTCCGATCGGGGAAGAGGCCGATTCAGTCACTGTGCGCACATGGGGACAAAAACCCGAGTTCTCGTTTAAGCCGCTCGATCACGTCGCCCTGGCGGAAAAACATGGACTGATCGATCTCGAAGCAGGCTCACGCGTCGCCGGACATGGATTCTATTTTCTCAAGAACGAAGCCGTGCTGCTGGAACTGGCGCTGACACAGTTCGCCATCCGCAAGCTCGTCGAACACGGCTTCACACTTCACACGACGCCGGATCTGGCGAAACTGGATGTGCTTGAAGGGACCGGCTACCAGCCGCGGGGGAATGAGACACAGATCTACTCCATCGCCGGCATGGACCTGTGCCTGGTGGCGACGGCCGAAATTCCACTGGGAGGAATCCACCGGGACCAGATCCTCGACCTCGACAAACTACCACTCAAGTACGCCGGCGTTTCGCACTGCTTCCGTACCGAAGCGGGTGCCCATGGTAAGGCGACCCGTGGTATCTACCGCGTCCATCAGTTTACGAAAGTCGAGATGTTCGGCTTTACGGCTCCGGATGTCGCGGCTTCTGACGCGCTTCATGCCGAGATCGTGCAGATCGAAGAAGAGATCTTCCAGGGGCTGGGAATTCCCTACCGCGTGCTCGACATTGCATCGGGTGACCTGGGAGGATCAGCCTACCGCAAGTTTGATCTCGAGGCCTGGATGCCAGGACGAGGGGAAGCGGGTGAATGGGGCGAAGTGACCTCGGCGTCGAATTGCACCGACTTCCAGGCTCGTCGGTTGGGAATCCGCTGCAAATCACCCGACTGGAAGGGAACACGATACGTCCACACACTGAACGGAACCGCCATCGCGGTGACGCGTGCGATCATCGCGATTCTCGAGAATTACCAGCAGGCAGACGGCAGCATCGTCATCCCGGAAGTCCTGCGTCCATGGGTTGGTAAAGAGAAAATCGGCTAG
- a CDS encoding lipid kinase — translation MKSRALLLGNCNSRNGASAFDAAAKELSQNGIELIRESPPDVDQLVSLIRQHRHDVDQIIIVGGDGTLNAALDGLVECSVPLGIVPSGTANDLARTLGIPTDTAAACQVILEGQMHPIDVGWVNGKHYFNVASLGVSVKVTEQLSKRSKSRWGILAYLLTAARVIVASRPFTASIRSEMESIQVRTIQIAVGNGRYYGGGLTIADDASIVDNRLDFYSLEIQRWWQIIPLLMAMYRGDLSRSPHARTLRGTEFTIETSRPRKLNTDGEITTQTPAEFRVLSQAVRVFVPNGVIAESKS, via the coding sequence ATGAAGAGCCGCGCGTTGTTGCTTGGTAATTGTAACTCACGCAATGGTGCATCCGCTTTCGATGCGGCTGCCAAGGAGCTCTCACAGAACGGCATCGAACTCATTCGAGAATCGCCGCCGGATGTCGACCAACTTGTCTCGCTCATCCGGCAGCACCGTCACGACGTTGATCAAATTATCATCGTGGGGGGCGATGGAACCCTGAACGCCGCCCTGGATGGTCTAGTCGAATGCTCGGTTCCACTGGGAATCGTACCGTCGGGAACCGCCAATGATCTGGCGCGAACGCTGGGAATTCCCACGGACACCGCTGCGGCGTGCCAGGTCATCCTTGAAGGTCAAATGCACCCGATCGATGTCGGTTGGGTCAATGGAAAACATTACTTCAACGTTGCGAGTCTGGGAGTCTCAGTCAAAGTCACAGAGCAGCTTTCCAAACGCTCAAAAAGTCGCTGGGGAATCCTGGCGTATCTGCTGACCGCTGCACGGGTCATCGTGGCGTCGCGGCCCTTCACCGCCTCCATTCGCTCGGAGATGGAATCGATACAGGTAAGAACGATTCAAATCGCGGTTGGTAACGGACGTTACTACGGCGGGGGTCTGACGATTGCCGACGATGCCAGCATCGTCGACAACCGACTGGACTTCTACAGTCTCGAGATTCAGCGCTGGTGGCAGATCATTCCGCTGCTGATGGCGATGTATCGGGGTGACTTGTCGCGATCGCCTCATGCTCGGACGCTGAGGGGAACAGAGTTCACGATTGAAACGAGTAGACCTCGCAAGCTGAATACGGACGGGGAGATCACGACGCAGACACCGGCAGAATTTCGCGTCCTTTCCCAGGCGGTTCGCGTTTTCGTTCCTAACGGCGTGATCGCAGAATCAAAGTCGTGA